One part of the Trichoplusia ni isolate ovarian cell line Hi5 chromosome 2, tn1, whole genome shotgun sequence genome encodes these proteins:
- the LOC113505489 gene encoding dnaJ homolog subfamily C member 13 isoform X2, with amino-acid sequence MTPLKDNQDVASFLVTKHSWKGKYKRVFSIGTHGITTYNPDRLEVTNKWLYADVVTISSSKHSNSTVNHDFTLVMKKDKKVDSMKFSSEYKCLILTEAFKYRLLFAEKPKDVYRYQAYKHHWSGTRLPIVLEVGPCALEQLDPSTHTLLASYPYCDIQGILPVRDIPGGFVLAVGGYSRLHLFSNAMDHQIIINKMLEMANLSLSISIKVLSTMITLDDYHDQRFGKYSGDQHQTSLSEFIVQKVNPARHMEPMRRTLCLSDTCILERDPQTYSVVCLRPLSDVFALVRDTDHPQKFSIEYLNGQTRMYLAGERDALLASLLDGVRSAGQRDVHVRSMPTLRGYRLGPLHQPVEEETESNHLRLFQNPVGMSRAEVIERFNANVGYSGLIYSVSQDRLFAENKEKLITGALTALVSSAPSGSNLTPRELESQFHALRRLCASKVGFAAFTALPGFREWIGTATVAALRRGSAACAHAALDAVCALLQPMHAEPDLRQEQLNKASMLSTPSFLDGLLTMWADHVTAGSGALVVAAMLDFLTFALCVPYSETTDGKQFDQLLEMVSKRGRVLFKLFEHPSMAIVKGAGLVMRALVEEGGSGVGARMQALALAEAALPRHLLAALYAPPRLQHRHLARHLVALWLVDHAAAHSLLRRIMPSGLLAFLESLEAPPAAAIADEMEPERDNLQLAQATVKPRAQHWEALERQVKYVEKHLEHYAALAMQHWAARLGRAAGERRDAPRERPVVLRRRRERVKSSANWPLFYYQFHRDHALPNLIWNHTTREELRNALENELRAFTSDREVAGTTLTSWNHAELEVHYQCLQNEVKIGDYYLRILLEQRDNDDSPIRKSYEFFNDLYHRFLSTPKIEMKCMCLQAMSIVYGRYFEDIGPFADTKYIVQMLDRTCDRMERDRLVQFLSKLILHRRNVSDILEWNGIRILVELMTLAHLHTSRATVPAQSNVIEGPQQQTGGDREWYYNVEQADKVQRNGPVSFQQLKDLYKSGEINNKTKAWANSMEGWRAVGGVAQLKWTLVARGVAVLDESALAATVLDLLITCARYYPSRDEEDAVIRPLPKVKRMLSEPACLAHVVQLLLTFDPILVEKVATLLYEVMQDNPEISKLYLTGVFYFMLLYTGSNLLPIARFLRLTHMKQAFRADQTSSDIMQRSILGQLLPEAMVCYLENHGADKFAQIFLGEWDTPEAIWNSEMRRMLIMKVSAHIGEFTPRLRAHIAARYPYLAIPAVRYPQLQHELFCNMFYLRHLCDTQRFPDWPIPDPVGLLKDVLDAWRREVEKKPPSMTASEAYAALGLTTGQHDEAAVRKAYYKLAQQFHPDKNPEGRDRFEAVNQAYEFLCSRNVWTGDGPNTNNIVLILRTQTILFQRYSEVLAPYKYAGYPQLLRTARLEAAAEQLFAARDAAPLLPAACELAHATVRCSALNAEELRREGGLQVLHEAMSRCVPVLSDASAAGEVSAQVCAHAARCFAVAAAFPACRSVCKDMPQLCADLVPLLKKQHLGETACAGAAAVGALAAEPTCRSQLARAGAIQALLPAALRYDYTLTESGVETDAQQSKQEVANQLAKQCIVALAAMYGPHAQASPDDEHIQNALDTLLTQYLCRRLGEPDQHELLKTLTSNWRTPYLVWDNSTRAELKDVLRKNRPAPDSEGPLIEPFTYTAHEGLVSVGGVYIDIYNEQPDFPIENSQQFILDLLKFIQEQTQGDMTTERVQHVTYALTALANVIIKNPGAEIQCIGQFGLIFGLLSARAYPPLQGAALRGVLGAAGSRECVEDIAASNVLGPLLALLADRPPRPEALAALAALFANTTLVKEALNKGAVIYLLDLFCNSKIPETRETAVELLARMMSDKLHGPKVRLTISRYIPGVFAEAMREAGGASAVHMFDAAHEHPELVWSDATRNTLAARIAQLRDRSAQVSIRGRL; translated from the exons ATGACTCCATTAAAGGACAATCAGGATGTGGCGTCATTTCTGGTCACGAAGCACTCATGGAAGGGGAAGTACAAGAGGGTGTTCTCAATTGGCACCCATGGCATCACCACATACAACCCCGACCGCCTAGAGGTCACTAACAAATGGCTGTATGCAGATGTTGTGACTATCTCATCCTCAAAACATTCAAACTCAACTGTCAACCATGATTTTACCCTGGTTATGAAAAAGGATAAAAAGGTTGACTCCATGAAGTTTTCATCTGAATacaaatgtttgattttaaCAGAGGCGTTTAAATACAGACTCTTGTTTGCTGAGAAACCTAAAGATGTTTAT AGGTACCAAGCATACAAACACCACTGGAGTGGAACACGTCTCCCTATTGTATTGGAGGTTGGTCCTTGTGCCCTGGAGCAACTGGACCCTTCCACCCACACACTGCTTGCCAGCTACCCATACTGTGATATTCAAGGCATACTCCCAGTACGAGACATTCCAGGGGGATTTGTATTGGCGGTGGGGGGCTACAGCAGACTACACCTGTTCTCCAATGCAATGGACCACCAGATAATAATCAATAAGATGCTAGAAATGGCGAATTTATCACTTAGTATTAGCATCAAAGTATTGTCTACGATGATTACTTTAGACGACTATCATGACCAGAGATTTGGGAAGTACAG TGGCGATCAACATCAGACGTCTCTTAGCGAGTTCATAGTTCAGAAAGTGAATCCTGCTCGGCACATGGAGCCGATGCGACGTACTCTCTGCCTATCCGATACTTGTATACTAGAGAGAGATCCTCAAACTTATTCC GTGGTATGTTTACGTCCACTGAGTGATGTGTTCGCTTTAGTAAGAGACACGGATCATCCGCAAAAGTTCTCCATCGAATATCTTAATGGACAAACGCGAATGTACCTGGCTGGTGAAAG GGACGCGCTGCTAGCGTCCCTGCTGGACGGCGTGCGCTCGGCGGGGCAGCGCGACGTGCACGTGCGGTCCATGCCCACGCTGCGCGGGTACCGGCTCGGCCCGCTGCACCAGCCCGTCGAGGAGGAGACCGAGTCCAATCATCTTAG attatTCCAAAACCCAGTAGGAATGAGTCGCGCAGAAGTGATCGAGAGATTCAACGCGAACGTCGGCTACAGCGGCCTCATATACTCAGTCAGCCAAGAC CGTCTGTTCGCCGAGAACAAGGAGAAGCTGATCACGGGCGCGCTCACGGCGCTGGTGAGCAGCGCGCCCTCCGGCAGCAACTTAACGCCCCGCGAGCTGGAGTCGCAGTTCCACGCGCTGAGGCGACTCTGTGCCAGCAAAGTGGGATTCGCGGCGTTTACTGCCTTGCCTGG TTTCCGCGAGTGGATCGGCACGGCGACGGTGGCGGCGCTGCGGCGCGGGTCGGCGGCGTGCGCGCACGCGGCGCTGGACGCGGTGTGCGCGCTGCTGCAGCCCATGCACGCCGAGCCCGACCTGCGCCAGGAGCAGCTCAACAAGGCCAGCATGCTGTCCACGCCCAGCTTCCTCGACGGCCTGCTCACCATGTGGGCTGACCATGTC ACTGCAGGAAGCGGTGCCTTGGTAGTGGCAGCCATGTTGGATTTCCTCACGTTCGCATTGTGCGTGCCATACAGTGAAACGACGGACGGCAAGCAGTTCGATCAGCTTTTGGAAATGGTCTCCAAGAGGGGGAGAGTCCTGTTCAAGTTGTTTGAA CACCCGTCGATGGCCATAGTGAAGGGCGCGGGGCTGGTGATGCGCGCGCTGGTGGAGGAGGGCGGGTCGGGCGTGGGCGCGCGCATGCAGGCGCTGGCGCTGGCCGAGGCCGCGCTGCCGCGCCACCTGCTGGCCGCGCTGTACGCGCCGCCGCGCCTGCAGCACCGCCACCTCGCGCGGCACCTGGTGGCGCTGTGGCTGGTGGACCACGCCGCCGCGCACTCGCTGCTGCGCAGGATCATG CCATCAGGCCTCCTCGCATTCCTGGAGTCGTTGGAAGCGCCGCCAGCAGCCGCGATAGCAGACGAGATGGAACCCGAGCGTGATAACTTACAACTTGCTCAAGCAACCGTCAAGCCACGCGCACAGCATTGGGAGGCGTTAGAAAGACAAGTGAAATATGTGGAGAAACATCTGGAA CACTACGCGGCGCTGGCCATGCAGCACTGGGCGGCGCGGCtggggcgcgcggcgggcgagcgGCGCGACGCCCCGCGCGAGCGGCCTGTCGTACTGCGCCGCCGCAGGGAGCGCGTCAAGTCCAGCGCCAACTGGCCGCTCTTCTACTACCAGTTCCACAGGGACCACGCGCTGCCTAACCTCATATGGAACCATACG ACTCGAGAAGAGCTTCGCAACGCCTTAGAGAACGAGCTCCGCGCCTTCACATCAGACCGCGAGGTCGCCGGCACTACCCTCACGTCGTGGAACCACGCCGAGCTCGAGGTCCACTACCAGTGCCTGCAGAACGAGGTCAAGATCGGGGACTACTACCTTAGGATACTGTTAGAGCAGAGGGACAATGATGACAGCCCGATTAGAAAGTC GTACGAATTCTTCAATGATCTATACCATCGGTTTCTGTCGACGCCCAAAATCGAGATGAAGTGTATGTGTTTGCAAGCCATGAGTATTGTGTATGGACGGTACTTTGAAGATATCGGTCCGTTTGCTGATACTAAGTACATCGTACAGATGCTGGACAGG ACATGCGACAGAATGGAAAGGGACAGACTTGTACAATTTCtatcaaaacttattttacatagaAGAAATGTCAGCGATATATTAGAATGGAATGGTATTAG gatCCTTGTAGAGCTAATGACACTAGCGCACTTACACACGTCGCGGGCGACCGTGCCGGCGCAAAGCAATGTGATTGAGGGCCCGCAGCAGCAGACCGGCGGCGACCGCGAGTGGTACTACAACGTAGAGCAGGCCGACAAGGTGCAAAGGAATGGGCCGGTCAGCTTTCAACAG CTCAAAGACCTATACAAGTCCGGCGAGATCAACAATAAGACGAAAGCCTGGGCTAACAGCATGGAAGGCTGGCGCGCAGTGGGCGGCGTTGCGCAGCTCAAGTGGACGTTAGTAGCGCGCGGCGTGGCCGTGCTGGACGAGAGCGCGCTCGCCGCTACTGTGCTCGACCTGCTCATCACGTGCGCCAGATACTATCCCAGCAG GGACGAAGAAGACGCTGTAATCAGACCTCTACCGAAAGTAAAGCGGATGTTATCGGAGCCTGCTTGTCTGGCGCACGTCGTACAACTGTTGCTCACTTTTGATCCTATATTAGTAGAAAAG GTAGCAACCCTACTGTATGAAGTGATGCAAGACAATCCAGAAATCTCGAAATTATATCTAACAGGCGTTTTCTACTTCATGTTGCTATACACGGGATCGAATCTGCTTCCTATTGCGCGGTTTCTAAGACTTACACATATGAAGCAGGCCTTCAGAGCTGATCAG ACAAGTTCAGATATAATGCAGCGGTCGATCCTAGGCCAGTTATTACCTGAAGCGATGGTGTGTTACCTAGAAAACCACGGCGCCGACAAGTTCGCACAGATCTTTCTAGGCGAGTGGGATACGCCTGAAGCTATATGGAACTCCGAAATGAG ACGCATGCTGATAATGAAGGTATCAGCCCACATCGGCGAGTTCACCCCCCGCCTGCGCGCGCACATCGCGGCCCGCTACCCGTACCTGGCCATCCCGGCCGTGCGCTACCCGCAGCTGCAACACGAGCTGTTCTGCAACATGTTCTACCTGCGACACCTGTGCGACACGCAGAGGTTCCCCGACTGGCCTATACCTGACCCT GTTGGCCTACTGAAAGATGTTCTGGacgcatggcgtcgcgaagtcGAGAAGAAGCCTCCATCCATGACAGCGAGCGAGGCGTACGCGGCCTTAGGACTGACCACGGGCCAACACGACGAGGCCGCCGTGCGAAAGGCGTATTACAAGCTGGCGCAGCAGTTCCATCCTGATAAGAACCCCGAAGGACGA GACCGATTCGAGGCAGTGAACCAGGCTTACGAGTTCCTATGCAGCCGGAACGTTTGGACCGGCGACGGACCCAACACCAACAATATCGTGCTCATTCTACGCACGCAGACGATACTGTTCCAGAGGTATTCTGAAG TGCTGGCGCCGTACAAGTACGCGGGCTACCCGCAGCTGCTGCGCACGGCGCGGCTGGAGGCGGCGGCCGAGCAGCTGTTCGCGGCCCGCGACGCCGCGCCGCTGCTGCCCGCCGCCTGCGAGCTTGCGCACGCCACCGTGCGCTGCTCCGCGCTCAACGCGGAGGAGCTGCGCCGCGAGGGCGGCCTGCAG GTGCTGCACGAGGCCATGTCCCGCTGCGTGCCGGTGTTGTCGGACGCGAGCGCGGCGGGCGAGGTGTCCGCGCAGGTGTGCGCCCACGCGGCGCGCTGCTTCGCGGTGGCGGCCGCCTTCCCCGCGTGCCGCAGCGTGTGCAAGGACATGCCGCAGCTGTGCGCGGACCTCGTGCCGCTGCTCAAGAAACAG CACCTAGGCGAGACAGCatgcgcgggcgcggccgcaGTGGGCGCGCTAGCAGCGGAGCCCACGTGTCGCTCGCAGCTGGCGCGCGCCGGCGCCATACAGGCGCTGCTGCCCGCCGCGCTGCGCTACGACTACACGCTCACCGAGTCCGGCGTCGAGACTGACGCGCAGCAGAGCAAACAG GAAGTCGCTAACCAGCTAGCGAAGCAGTGTATAGTGGCGCTAGCGGCTATGTACGGGCCCCATGCGCAGGCCTCGCCGGACGACGAGCATATACAGAATGCTCTAGACACGTTACTCACACAGTACTTGTGTAGAAGACTTGGGGAGCCGGACCAGCATGAG CTATTAAAAACGCTAACCTCAAACTGGCGAACCCCCTACCTGGTGTGGGACAACAGTACTCGCGCGGAGCTGAAGGACGTGTTACGTAAGAACCGGCCCGCGCCCGACAGCGAGGGGCCGCTCATAGAGCCCTTCACGTACACCGCGCACGAGGGACTCGTGTCAGTCGGCGGCGTATACATCGACATCTATAATGAACAGCCCGACTTCCCTATTGAA AATTCTCAGCAATTCATCTTGGACCTACTGAAGTTCATACAAGAGCAGACTCAAGGCGACATGACGACCGAGCGAGTGCAGCACGTCACGTACGCACTGACCGCGCTCGCCAACGTTATTATAAAGAACCCGG GTGCAGAGATCCAGTGCATCGGTCAGTTCGGTCTGATCTTCGGCCTGCTGTCGGCGCGCGCCTACCCCCCGCTGCAgggcgcggcgctgcgcggCGTGCTGGGCGCGGCCGGCAGCCGCGAGTGCGTGGAGGACATCGCCGCCAGCAACGTGCTGGGCccgctgctggcgctgctggCCGACAGGCCGCCGCGGCCCGAGGCGCTCGCCGCACTCGCTGCGCTGTTCGCCAACACCACGCTCGTCAAGGAGGCGCTCAACAAAG GTGCTGTGATATATCTGTTAGATTTATTCTGCAATAGTAAGATACCGGAAACGAGAGAAACGGCCGTCGAGTTGCTGGCGCGGATGATGTCCGACAAGTTACATGGACCTAAG GTCCGGCTGACGATCTCGCGCTACATCCCGGGCGTGTTCGCGGAGGCCATGCGCGAGGCGGGCGGCGCCAGCGCCGTGCACATGTTCGACGCGGCGCACGAGCACCCCGAGCTCGTGTGGAGCGACGCCACGCGCAACACGCTCGCCGCCAGGATCGCGCAGCTCAGGGACCG TTCAGCACAGGTTTCAATTCGTGGGAGGCTGTAG